One genomic region from Flagellimonas oceani encodes:
- a CDS encoding MlaE family ABC transporter permease, which yields MKYLEAIGKYFIMVWEVFKKPTKWRIMKTLILKEVDELVFGAMGIIIFISFFIGGVVTIQTALNLTNPLLPKSLIGFAARQSVILEFAPTFTSIIMAGKVGSYITSSIGTMRVTEQIDALEVMGINSLNYLVFPKIIAIMLYPFAVAISMFVGILGGWVAAVFGGFAPSGDFIQGLQMDFNSYHVTYALIKSVVFAFVIATVPSYHGFYMTGGALEVGKASTTSFVWTSVVIIIVNYILTQLLLG from the coding sequence ATGAAATACCTAGAAGCGATTGGAAAATACTTCATCATGGTTTGGGAAGTATTTAAAAAGCCTACGAAGTGGCGCATAATGAAAACCTTGATCCTCAAGGAAGTTGATGAACTGGTCTTTGGGGCCATGGGCATCATTATTTTCATCTCCTTTTTTATTGGAGGGGTCGTCACCATACAGACCGCACTTAACCTAACCAACCCTCTTTTGCCCAAAAGCCTTATCGGGTTTGCAGCAAGGCAATCCGTGATACTGGAATTTGCCCCGACCTTCACCTCCATAATAATGGCAGGAAAAGTGGGTTCCTATATTACTTCGAGCATTGGCACCATGCGTGTTACGGAACAAATTGATGCTTTGGAAGTGATGGGCATCAACTCCTTGAATTATCTTGTATTCCCAAAAATTATAGCGATTATGTTATACCCCTTCGCGGTCGCGATTTCGATGTTCGTCGGTATTTTAGGAGGATGGGTCGCCGCCGTATTCGGTGGTTTTGCCCCAAGCGGTGATTTTATACAAGGCCTTCAAATGGATTTTAATTCGTACCACGTCACCTATGCGCTGATAAAATCGGTAGTCTTTGCTTTTGTGATCGCCACGGTGCCCTCATATCATGGTTTTTACATGACGGGCGGGGCTTTGGAAGTGGGAAAGGCCAGTACCACATCGTTTGTTTGGACCAGTGTTGTTATTATCATCGTGAATTATATTTTAACACAATTATTGTTGGGCTAA
- a CDS encoding ABC transporter ATP-binding protein has product MIEVENIHKSFGDNHVLKGISTTFEKGKTNLIIGQSGSGKTVFLKCLLGLFEPDDGNICYNGQIYSELSIKEKRNLRQEMGMVFQGSALFDSMTVEGNVMFPLDMFTKQSQSEKQDRVDFVLKRVNLVDAHTRFPAEISGGMQKRVAIARAIVMNPKYLFCDEPNSGLDPKTAILIDNLIHEITQEYDITTIINTHDMNSVMEIGEKILFLKNGHKEWEGTNKEIFKTDNQAVTDFVYSSELFKKVRQMYIEERN; this is encoded by the coding sequence ATGATAGAGGTAGAAAACATACACAAATCGTTTGGGGACAATCACGTACTCAAGGGAATATCGACAACTTTTGAGAAAGGAAAGACCAACCTGATCATTGGCCAAAGTGGTTCTGGAAAAACGGTTTTTTTAAAATGTCTGTTGGGCCTTTTTGAGCCCGATGATGGAAACATTTGCTACAATGGCCAAATCTATTCCGAGCTTTCTATAAAAGAAAAAAGAAACCTAAGACAGGAAATGGGAATGGTATTCCAGGGGAGTGCCCTTTTTGATTCCATGACGGTAGAGGGCAATGTGATGTTTCCTTTGGACATGTTCACCAAACAGTCCCAATCAGAAAAACAAGATCGTGTGGATTTTGTTTTGAAGCGGGTCAACTTGGTCGATGCACATACAAGGTTTCCTGCTGAGATTTCCGGGGGGATGCAAAAGCGTGTTGCCATTGCGAGAGCCATTGTAATGAACCCAAAATACTTGTTCTGTGATGAACCCAACTCTGGGCTCGACCCAAAAACGGCCATCCTGATCGACAACCTAATCCATGAAATCACCCAGGAATACGACATCACCACTATCATAAATACCCACGACATGAACTCGGTAATGGAAATTGGGGAAAAAATCCTTTTCCTAAAAAATGGGCACAAGGAATGGGAAGGTACCAACAAGGAAATCTTTAAGACAGACAATCAAGCGGTGACCGATTTTGTGTACTCCTCCGAGTTGTTCAAAAAAGTTCGACAAATGTATATCGAAGAAAGAAATTGA